The Bacillus sp. B-jedd sequence GTACCTCAGGCTGGCGACCGGTTCGTTGTATTTGATGATGAAAAAACAGCGCGCCAGGTTGGCGAGGCGCGTGCCCAGCAGTCTCTTGCTGCATCCCGCGGAGAGAAAACCCGCGTGAGCCTTGACAATTTGTTTGAACAATTGAAACAAGGGGAAATGAAAGACTTAAATATCATCATTAAAGCAGATGTACAGGGCACCGCTGAAGCGATGGCCGCGTCACTGATGAAAATTGATGTTGAAGGCGTCAATGTCCGGATCATCCATTCAGGCGCTGGAGCTATTAATGAGTCTGATATTACCCTTGCTGCTGCGTCCAATGCGATTGTGGTCGGCTTTAACGTACGCCCTGATGCCAATGCGAAACGGGCAGCTGAGGCTGAAAAGGTAGATGTGCGCCTGCACAGGATTATTTATAAGGTAATTGAGGAAATCGAAGCGGCGATGAAAGGGATGCTTGACCCTGAGTTCCAGGAGAAGATCATTGGCCAGGCAGAAGTCCGCCAGACCTTTAAAGTCTCGAAAATCGGAACAATTGCCGGTTCATATGTTACAGACGGGAAAATCACCCGTGATAGCGGTGTCCGCCTGATTCGTGACGGCGTCGTCATTTTTGAAGGAGTTATTGACGATCTGAAGAGATTTAAGGATGACGCAAAGGAAGTCGCGCAGGGGTATGAGTGCGGTATAACAATTAAAAACTTCAATGATGTCAAAGAAGGAGATGTCATCGAAGCATTTGTTATGGAGGAAGTGGAAAGGAAATGATTGTGGGCCTTGCGCGATGCGAGTGTTTAATCTATGACGCCGCTTCTCTTAAGGATAAGCGGGCGGTGCTTCAAAGGATAATAACCCGCATCAGGCAAAGATTGAATGTTTCCGTTTCAGAAGTGGATTATCAGGATGCCTGGCAGCGGACCGCCATTGCGATTACTGCCGTGGCTTCCTCGAAAGTTCCTGTGGAACAGGAAATACAGAATGCCCTCAAATTGATTGATTCCTTTCCGGAAATAGAAAGAACCATCACCGATATAGAATGGCTGTAAAAAGAGGTGACATAGATGAGTCTTAGAGCAAACCGGGTTGGAGAGCAGATGAAAAAAGAACTTGGTGAAATCATCGGCCGAAAAATTAAGGATCCCCGCATTGGTTTCGTGACAGTAACCGATGTTCAGGTTACAGGCGACCTTCAGCAGGCAACCGTATATATTTCTGTGCTTGGTGACGAGGAACAAAGGGAAAATACCCTTAAGGGTCTCGCCAAAGCCAAGGGTTTCATCCGATCGGAAATCGGAAACAGAATCAGGCTCCGCAAAACTCCGGAAATTGTTTTTGAGTTTGATGAATCGATTGACTACGGAAATAGAATTGAAACACTCCTAACGAAAATCCATAATGAAGAAAAACAGAGTGGAGACGATCACGAGGAGTAATGGATGATGGGTAGACGAAAGTCTATCCATCTTTTTTGCAAGGAGGTATAGAAATGGAAGGAATCTTGCCGCTTTATAAACCAGCAGGCCTTACTTCCCACGACTGTGTCTTTAAGCTTCGGAAAATATTAAAGACGAAAAAAGTCGGCCATACCGGCACACTTGACCCGGATGTAACCGGAGTCCTCCCCATATGTATAGGAAGGGCGACTAAGGTAGCCGAATACATAACCGATGCAGGCAAGGCATATGAAGGTGAAGTGACGCTTGGTGTTTCTACAGAAACAGAGGATGCATCAGGGGAGATTATAGAAGAGTCGCCAGTGAATCGTATCATTACAAGGCAGGAAATTCTTGATGTATTCGAATCATTGACCGGTGAAATTATTCAGACGCCTCCTATGTATTCCGCTGTAAAAGTGAATGGAAAAAGGCTGTATGAATATGCCAGAAAAGGGATTGAGGTTGAACGTCCTTCTAGAAAAGTACAGATATATAAACTTGAGTTATTGGATGAACGGAATGATTTCAGCGGTTCCAAAATCTCCTTCAAGTTTCATGCTGAATGCAGCAAAGGGACTTATATCAGGACTTTGGCCGTGATGATCGGAGAACGCCTCGGCTTACCAGCCCATATGTCCTCGCTGGTCAGGACGCGTTCGGCCACCTATTTGCTAAAAGACTGCTACCATTTTAATGATATTGAAGAACTGATGGAAAAAGGCGAAATTGACAAGGCTTTACAGCCAATTGAGACCGCCTTAATGCATTTGCCGAAATACAGGATAAGTGATAAAGTAGCAGAGAAAGTAATGAATGGAGCCCGTCTCCCTCTCCCGGATGAGTTCAGCGAAGTGTCTGGACCGATAGCTGTCGAAAATATGGCTGGTAAGGTAATGGCCATTTACAGTAAACATCCGGAGAAAGAAGGGCTGATGAAGCCGGTAAAAGTGCTTCGGAATGAGAGGGAAAATTAAGGAATGCTGCTCCCGGAATGAGTTTTCTTCAGGCTGTGGAACAGCGGTTTTTTCAGGAAAGGTGAACCATTGTGGAAGTAATCAGGCTGGGATATCCCCATCATAAGAATAAAGATGAAATGCCGGCAACCTCTGCTGCGCTCGGTTATTTTGACGGTGTCCACCTTGGCCACCAGAAGGTTATTGGGCAGGCATTGGAAATCGCAAAGCAAAGAGGCTTTAAATCGGCAGTCATGACCTTTCATCCTCACCCGCGGGCTGTGCTCGGCCAGCTTAAACAGGAAGTAAACCACATTACTCCCCTGGATGAAAAAATCAATCTTATAGGAAATCTGGGTGTGGACTATCTGTTCCTTATCGATTTTTCTCAGGAGTTTGCCAGGCTGAACCCGCAGGAGTTTATCGACCAATACATTATCGGATTGAATATTGCCCACGTTACTGCTGGCTTTGACTATACGTATGGCCGGATGGGAAAAGGGACGATGGAAACAATTCCTTTTCATTCAAGGGAAATGTTTACGCATGCCACTGTTGAAAAATTGGCCAAAGATGATGAAAAAATCAGCTCGACCAAAATCCGTGAACTCATTTCCATGGGGCTAATGGAGGGTGCAGAGGAATTGTTGGGAAGGCCTTTTACAACTAAAGGCACCGTGGCCCATGGCGATAAACGCGGCAGAACCATTGGCTTTCCAACCGCGAATATCGAGCTGAAAGACCCTTATATACTTCCCCCTGCCGGAGTATATGCAGTCAGAATCCAAATCCAGGGTAACTGGCATTATGGGGTGTGTAATGCGGGATACCGCCCGACATTTAAGGAAAATCAGCCGAAGCTATCGATAGAAGTCCATATTTTTCATTTCAATGAAGAGATATATGGGGAGCAGGCAACCGTTGAATGGCATAAGCGTCTTCGGGAGGAAAAGAAGTTTTCGGGGATTGATGCACTCGTCGCCCAAATATCCGCCGACAAGGAACAAGCGGCAGCTTACTTTGGAATAGTCTCCGGTAATTAAATAGGCAATCCCTTTTCAGCGCAAGGATAATGCTTGCTTTTTGAAAGGAAAACGTGTATTCTTATTAACGTATTAAAAAGAACCTTTGCTTGGCAAGTCGAGTCACCGACGCTTGCTCAGTAAATGGGGATTTGAAAATTTAGGAGGTGAACCAGGATGGCAATCACACAAGAACGCAAAAATGAATTGATCAATGAGTTCAAAACTCATGAAAACGATACTGGATCCCCAGAGGTCCAAATCGCTGTCCTTACAGAATCGATTAACAATCTGAACGATCATTTGCGCACGCACAAGAAAGATCACCACTCACGCCGTGGTCTTCTAAAAATGGTTGGTAAGCGCCGTAACCTTTTGACTTACCTGCGTAATAAAGACGTTCAACGCTACCGTGAGTTAATCAATAAGCTTGGCTTACGTCGATAGTCTAAAGAAGCGGGATTTTTCCCGCTTTTTTGTTAGGTAAAAATAAGGACAGGCTACTGGCGTTATACATATTGTAAGCTAACTGCAATTTGAGCATACTAACATTAATTTGTTATGAAATAAATAGCCGCATTTTGAATGCATTGAGCCAGAAAGAGGGGAATAACTATATGGAATCAGTGAAACAAGAGTTTTCCATTGATTGGGCGGGGCGCAAACTCACCGTCGAAATCGGCCAGCTGGCAAAGCAGGCCAACGGAGCGGTGCTTGTCCGATACGGTGATACAGCTGTACTGAGTACTGCAACTGCTTCAAAGGATCCAAGAAACGTCGACTTTTTCCCGTTGACAGTCAACTATGAGGAGCGTCTTTACGCCGTAGGAAAAATTCCCGGCGGCTTCATCAAACGCGAAGGGCGCCCAAGTGAAAAAGCGATCCTCGCCAGCCGACTTATCGACCGTCCAATCCGTCCGCTATTTGCTGATGGTTTCAGGAATGATGTCCAGGTAATCAGCATCGTCATGAGCGTGGATCAGGACTGCCCTTCCGATATGGCGGCCATGTTCGGCTCGTCCCTGGCGCTATGTGTTTCCGACATCCCGTTTGAGGGGCCGATTGCCGGTGTGGTTGTTGGCAGGGTGGATGGCAAGTTCGTCATCAATCCGAACGTCGAGCAAAGTGAACAGAGCGATATCCACCTGGCTGTTGCAGGGACAAGGGACGCGATCAACATGGTTGAAGCAGGTGCGAAAGAAGTACCTGAAGAGGTCATGCTTGAAGCGATTATGTTCGGCCACGAAGAAATTAAACGCCTCATTGAATTCCAGGATGAAATCATCAGGGTTTGCGGTAAGGAAAAGCGCGAGATTTCCTTATATGAAGTGGACCAGGATTTAAAGTCCGAAGTTCTTGAGATCTGTGAGAAGGATATGATTGGTGCGATTCAGGTGCAGGAGAAACATGCCCGTGAAGCAGCCATTAAAGAAGTAAAGGACCAAGTACTTGCGAAATATGCCGAACAGGAAGCAACAGATGAGGATATTAAGCAAGTTAAGCAAATACTTGATAAACTTGTAAAAGATGAAGTTCGCCGCCTGATTACGGAAGAAAAAATCCGCCCGGATGGCCGAAAAGCGGATGAAATCCGACCGCTGTCCTCACAGGTAGGCATTTTATCGCGCACTCACGGTTCCGGTCTTTTCACCCGCGGACAGACCCAGGCTTTGAGCGTGTGTACTCTTGGTGCGATGGGAGACGTCCAGATTCTTGATGGATTGGGTCTCGAGGAAGAAAAGCGATTTATGCACCACTATAATTTCCCGTTGTTCTCTGTAGGGGAAACAGGACCGATCAGAGGACCTGGCCGCAGGGAAATCGGCCATGGGGCGTTGGGAGAAAGAGCACTTGAACCGATGATTCCTGATGAAAAAGACTTCCCTTATACGATCCGCCTTGTTTCGGAAGTTCTCGAATCAAACGGGTCAACCTCCCAGGCAAGCATTTGTGCCAGCACCTTGGCCATGATGGATGCAGGGGTGCCAATTAAGGCTCCTGTTGCCGGGATCGCGATGGGCCTTGTTAAATCGGGTGAAAATTATACAGTATTAACAGATATCCAGGGCATGGAAGACCACCTTGGCGATATGGACTTTAAAGTTGCTGGAACTTCCAAAGGGGTAACCGCTCTGCAAATGGATATTAAAATTGAAGGCCTTTCAAGGGAAATTCTCGAGGAAGCACTTGAGCAGGCGAAAATAGGCAGGATGCAAATCCTCGACTCAATGCTTGCGACTATCTCCGAGCCAAGGTCCCAGTTGTCCAAGTATGCTCCTAAAATCTTGATCATGACCATCAATCCTGACAAAATCAGGGATGTTATTGGCCCAAGTGGAAAGCAAATCAACAAGATTATTGAAGAAACTGGCGTCAAAATTGATATTGAGCAAGATGGAACAGTTTTCATTGCTTCATCCGATGAAGAGATGAACCAAAAGGCTAAGAAAATCATTGAAGATATTGTCCGCGAAGTTGAAGTCGGACAGATGTATCTGGGCAAAGTAAAGAGAATTGAAAAGTTCGGAGCGTTTGTTGAGATTTTTGCCGGCAAGGACGGCCTTGTTCATATTTCCGAGCTCGCTGAAGAGAGAGTCGGAAAAGTGGAAGACGTCGTTAAGATTGGCGATGAATTGTTGGTTAAGGTTACTGAAATCGACAGACAGGGAAGAGTAAATCTATCCCGTAAAGCAGTCCTGAAGGAACAGCGCGAAAAAGCGGAGCAAGATAAGTAATCCAGCCGCGCTCAAACTCTAAACTGTGTAATTAAAACTAGAAAAATGTATTCCGGAGCCGGGGGTTTCCCCTGGCTTTTTATCATTTTTAGCCAACTCATAGGAAAGGGCTAGGCGGGAGTATTTAACTTTTGCCTGTCCTGAAGGCTTGTTCTATCACACTTCCTAAAAACATAGTGTTTAGGGAAGGGGGAAGGATAGAATGAGAAGGACCGGCTTTTTTCTTTTTGCAAGTCTCCTTGCTATTTCAATTGTGGCAAACCCTTATGTAAGCAGTTATCTTGATACATTAAAAACTGGAGCGAGGCCGGCAATCAAGCAAGCAAATCCATTATACGAAAAGATTGCAGCTTCCGCGGCTGAGGTCCGAATCCCGGCATCCGACGCACGGATCGATAAAGTATGGAAAGCCATTCCCGGATACAATGGGCTGGAAGTGGATATTCCAGCTTCTTATAAAAAGATGAAAGCGGCGGGAAAGTATAAGAAGGAAAAACTTGTGTTTAAGGAAATAAAACCAAAAGTCCATTTGAGGGACCTGCCTCCCGCACCAGTCTACCGAGGAAATCCGGAAAAACCGATGGTCGCCTTTATCATAAATGTTGCCTGGGGAAACGAGTATCTGCCAGATATGCTGGCAACCTTGAAAAAACACAATGTTTATGCCAGTTTCTTTCTGGAGGGAAATTGGGTAAAGAAGAATCCCGAGCTTGCAAAAATGATTTCAGATGCTGGGCATGAGATTGGAAACCACTCCTATTCCCATCCTCATATGGGGAAAATCCCACCCGATAAAGCAATAGAGGAAATGAAGAAAACAAATGAAGTGATTAAAGCAACTACTGGCATCACCTGCAAATGGTTTGCTCCCCCAAGCGGAACGCTGGCCGTGAATACGCCTGAATTAGCGGCAAGCCTCGGTATGGGTACAGTCATGTGGACCGCGGATACAATCGATTGGCAAAAGCCAAGCCCTGAGGTGATTCTGAGCCGTATTATTCCGAAAGCTGAAAACGGCACCATCATCCTTATGCATCCGACAGACCCGACTGCAAAAGCATTGGAAAGAATGATTGCCGCTATAAAAGAAAAAGAATTAAAAATAGGCACCGTTTCAGAATTGATTTCAGAGAAGAGATCTGGGGTATTTGAATAAAAACGGATGAATGCCCTTTAAAATTTGGAGAATTGCCAGTAAACATGTAAAATGATTTCAGAACTAGCCGCAGCAGTTGTCCAAGAACAGGAGGAATTCGATGATTAACAAATATACTTGCCAAAATGGAGTACGCATTGTCCTGGAAAATATCCCGACAGTCCGCTCTGTAGCAATCGGAGTTTGGATCGGCACCGGCTCCAGGAATGAAGTACCAGACAACAATGGAATTTCTCATTTTCTCGAGCATATGTTCTTTAAGGGAACAAAAACACGGTCAGCACGTGAAATTGCCGAATCCTTTGACAGTATCGGGGGCCAGGTTAACGCGTTCACTTCAAAGGAATATACGTGCTATTATGCAAAGGTGCTTGATACGCATGCGGATTTCGCGCTTGAAATCCTTTCAGATATGTTTTTCAATTCGGTCTTTGACAGTGAGGAACTGAAAAAGGAAAAGAATGTTGTTTTGGAAGAAATTAAAATGTATGAGGACACACCGGATGACATTGTCCATGATTTACTAAGCAAAGCCGTTTATGAAAATCATCCGCTTGGCTACCCGATCCTCGGAACGGAGGAAACCCTTGAAACCTTCACGGGGGAAAAACTCCAAGAGTATATTTTCAACCACTATATTCCTGAAAATGTCGTCATTTCCATCGCCGGCAATATCGAGGATTCCTTTGTAAGCAAGGTCGAGAAGCAGTTTGGTTCCTATGAAGGAGGAAAGGCCACTGTCCTTGAAGATAAGCCGTTTTTCCACGCCAACAGACTTTCAAGGAAAAAAGAGACAGAACAGGCCCATCTCTGCATTGGCTATGAAGGCTTAAAAGTTGGCCATAAAGATATTTACAGCCTCATTGTCCTCAATAATGTGCTGGGAGGTAGCATGAGCAGCCGTTTGTTCCAGGAAGTTCGTGAACAGAGAGGGCTCGCTTATTCCGTGTTTTCTTACCATTCCGCATACCAGGAGAGCGGCATAGTAACCATTTATGGCGGTACAGGTGCTCGCCAGCTGGACACCCTCTATGAGACTATCCAGGATACCCTTGACACGTTGAAGAGGGATGGAATTACGGAAAAGGAATTGAACAATAGCAAGGAGCAGCTGAAGGGCAGTCTTATGCTCAGCCTTGAAAGTACTAACAGCCGGATGAGCCGGAACGGGAAAAATGAATTGCTATTGAAAAGGCATCGTTCCCTGGATGAGATTATCGACCTGATTGACAGCGTGACGAAAAACGGTGTCGATGAGTTGGCCAAAAGGATTTTTACTGACCATTCTTCTCTTGCCCTCATCAGCCCGGAAGGTACGCTTCCAAACAATATGAAGTGATTTTTGCAAACAGCAGCCGTGAATACGGCTGTTTTTTTTTTTCGCTGGAATCGCTATGTCCCATTCGCTTAGTCTATTTCCCTCCATTGGAAGATACACTATACAAAGGAGAGGGGAGGGAGTTTAAATGAGGCTAAGCGAATTAAGCGGCAAAGAGATTGTCGATGTCAAGCGGGCCGAACGGCTTGGTGTCCTTGGCCAGACGGATCTTGAGATTAATGAGCAGACAGGCCAGATCCAGGCG is a genomic window containing:
- the rbfA gene encoding 30S ribosome-binding factor RbfA, with the protein product MSLRANRVGEQMKKELGEIIGRKIKDPRIGFVTVTDVQVTGDLQQATVYISVLGDEEQRENTLKGLAKAKGFIRSEIGNRIRLRKTPEIVFEFDESIDYGNRIETLLTKIHNEEKQSGDDHEE
- the truB gene encoding tRNA pseudouridine(55) synthase TruB → MEGILPLYKPAGLTSHDCVFKLRKILKTKKVGHTGTLDPDVTGVLPICIGRATKVAEYITDAGKAYEGEVTLGVSTETEDASGEIIEESPVNRIITRQEILDVFESLTGEIIQTPPMYSAVKVNGKRLYEYARKGIEVERPSRKVQIYKLELLDERNDFSGSKISFKFHAECSKGTYIRTLAVMIGERLGLPAHMSSLVRTRSATYLLKDCYHFNDIEELMEKGEIDKALQPIETALMHLPKYRISDKVAEKVMNGARLPLPDEFSEVSGPIAVENMAGKVMAIYSKHPEKEGLMKPVKVLRNEREN
- a CDS encoding polysaccharide deacetylase family protein — translated: MRRTGFFLFASLLAISIVANPYVSSYLDTLKTGARPAIKQANPLYEKIAASAAEVRIPASDARIDKVWKAIPGYNGLEVDIPASYKKMKAAGKYKKEKLVFKEIKPKVHLRDLPPAPVYRGNPEKPMVAFIINVAWGNEYLPDMLATLKKHNVYASFFLEGNWVKKNPELAKMISDAGHEIGNHSYSHPHMGKIPPDKAIEEMKKTNEVIKATTGITCKWFAPPSGTLAVNTPELAASLGMGTVMWTADTIDWQKPSPEVILSRIIPKAENGTIILMHPTDPTAKALERMIAAIKEKELKIGTVSELISEKRSGVFE
- the pnp gene encoding polyribonucleotide nucleotidyltransferase; the encoded protein is MESVKQEFSIDWAGRKLTVEIGQLAKQANGAVLVRYGDTAVLSTATASKDPRNVDFFPLTVNYEERLYAVGKIPGGFIKREGRPSEKAILASRLIDRPIRPLFADGFRNDVQVISIVMSVDQDCPSDMAAMFGSSLALCVSDIPFEGPIAGVVVGRVDGKFVINPNVEQSEQSDIHLAVAGTRDAINMVEAGAKEVPEEVMLEAIMFGHEEIKRLIEFQDEIIRVCGKEKREISLYEVDQDLKSEVLEICEKDMIGAIQVQEKHAREAAIKEVKDQVLAKYAEQEATDEDIKQVKQILDKLVKDEVRRLITEEKIRPDGRKADEIRPLSSQVGILSRTHGSGLFTRGQTQALSVCTLGAMGDVQILDGLGLEEEKRFMHHYNFPLFSVGETGPIRGPGRREIGHGALGERALEPMIPDEKDFPYTIRLVSEVLESNGSTSQASICASTLAMMDAGVPIKAPVAGIAMGLVKSGENYTVLTDIQGMEDHLGDMDFKVAGTSKGVTALQMDIKIEGLSREILEEALEQAKIGRMQILDSMLATISEPRSQLSKYAPKILIMTINPDKIRDVIGPSGKQINKIIEETGVKIDIEQDGTVFIASSDEEMNQKAKKIIEDIVREVEVGQMYLGKVKRIEKFGAFVEIFAGKDGLVHISELAEERVGKVEDVVKIGDELLVKVTEIDRQGRVNLSRKAVLKEQREKAEQDK
- the ribF gene encoding bifunctional riboflavin kinase/FAD synthetase, giving the protein MEVIRLGYPHHKNKDEMPATSAALGYFDGVHLGHQKVIGQALEIAKQRGFKSAVMTFHPHPRAVLGQLKQEVNHITPLDEKINLIGNLGVDYLFLIDFSQEFARLNPQEFIDQYIIGLNIAHVTAGFDYTYGRMGKGTMETIPFHSREMFTHATVEKLAKDDEKISSTKIRELISMGLMEGAEELLGRPFTTKGTVAHGDKRGRTIGFPTANIELKDPYILPPAGVYAVRIQIQGNWHYGVCNAGYRPTFKENQPKLSIEVHIFHFNEEIYGEQATVEWHKRLREEKKFSGIDALVAQISADKEQAAAYFGIVSGN
- the rpsO gene encoding 30S ribosomal protein S15, which gives rise to MAITQERKNELINEFKTHENDTGSPEVQIAVLTESINNLNDHLRTHKKDHHSRRGLLKMVGKRRNLLTYLRNKDVQRYRELINKLGLRR
- a CDS encoding DUF503 domain-containing protein, whose protein sequence is MVGLARCECLIYDAASLKDKRAVLQRIITRIRQRLNVSVSEVDYQDAWQRTAIAITAVASSKVPVEQEIQNALKLIDSFPEIERTITDIEWL
- a CDS encoding M16 family metallopeptidase, with protein sequence MINKYTCQNGVRIVLENIPTVRSVAIGVWIGTGSRNEVPDNNGISHFLEHMFFKGTKTRSAREIAESFDSIGGQVNAFTSKEYTCYYAKVLDTHADFALEILSDMFFNSVFDSEELKKEKNVVLEEIKMYEDTPDDIVHDLLSKAVYENHPLGYPILGTEETLETFTGEKLQEYIFNHYIPENVVISIAGNIEDSFVSKVEKQFGSYEGGKATVLEDKPFFHANRLSRKKETEQAHLCIGYEGLKVGHKDIYSLIVLNNVLGGSMSSRLFQEVREQRGLAYSVFSYHSAYQESGIVTIYGGTGARQLDTLYETIQDTLDTLKRDGITEKELNNSKEQLKGSLMLSLESTNSRMSRNGKNELLLKRHRSLDEIIDLIDSVTKNGVDELAKRIFTDHSSLALISPEGTLPNNMK